From the genome of Paraburkholderia sp. ZP32-5:
ACCAGCGACTCCGTCCAGGCCAACGCAACCCGCTCGCGCTCGGTAAAGCGCGAACTCGCATGCCAGCCGGCCACGCTATCGAGTTTGGCCGTCGGCATGCCGCCTTCACGCAACGACCTCGTATGCATCTCCAGGCAGAACGCGCAGCCGTTGATCTGCGAAATCCGCAGATAGACGAGCTCGATCAGCTCCTTGCCGAGGCTGCTTTTTTCCAATGCATGCTTGGTGGCGATAAAGCCTTGATAGGCTTCGGCGGACAACTTGCTATACGGCAAGCGAAGAGTACTCATGCGGATGCTCCGTTCGACGATAAAAGATTGAGAAAGGAATACACATTGCGCCGCGCGTCGGCCCACATGTGGTCCGGCGGTTCGCGCCCGGCCAGGTAGTTGAACTGCACGCTGCCGATACCGATCGTGTGCAGCACGTGACGCAGATAAGGCGTGAGGAAATCGGGTTGCCGCGCGTCATCGCCGGTGCAGGCGCCGCCCGAGCGCACCAGCACCAGCACGGGCTTGTCCTGCAGCAGCCCGACCTTGCCGTCCGGCGTGGAAACGAAGGTACGGCCGATACGCAGCACGTAATCGATCCACAGCTTCAGCGCGGCGGGCACCGTGAAGTTATGCATCGGCGTGTTGATCAGCACGCCATCGCTATGTTCGAGTTCGCCGATCAATTGTTCCGAACCGGCAAACGCGTTGTCGTTCGGCTGGCCGGGCGACGTGATCGCTCGCGCGTAGTGGGTCGAAATCGGTTCGAGCGTGGGTCCGGACAGGATCCTCGTCGTCACCCGCACACCCTTGGCTTCGAATTCGTCGAGGATCGGACGCAGCATTTGTGCGCCGGCGGAGCGCCCGGCGTGCGGGCTGCACTCCAGATAAAGCAGTCGTGCCATGGTTCATTCCACCTGCAATGCCTGGCCGAAGTGCAGCCCGCGGGCCAGCAGCCCCTGCCGGAAGTAGAAGCGCTGACCCAGCGCGTTCGCG
Proteins encoded in this window:
- a CDS encoding carboxymuconolactone decarboxylase family protein yields the protein MSTLRLPYSKLSAEAYQGFIATKHALEKSSLGKELIELVYLRISQINGCAFCLEMHTRSLREGGMPTAKLDSVAGWHASSRFTERERVALAWTESLVDVGHTHAPDEDFEPLKAHFSETEISDLCFAIALMSAFNRLAIGLRQ
- a CDS encoding FMN-dependent NADH-azoreductase, whose product is MARLLYLECSPHAGRSAGAQMLRPILDEFEAKGVRVTTRILSGPTLEPISTHYARAITSPGQPNDNAFAGSEQLIGELEHSDGVLINTPMHNFTVPAALKLWIDYVLRIGRTFVSTPDGKVGLLQDKPVLVLVRSGGACTGDDARQPDFLTPYLRHVLHTIGIGSVQFNYLAGREPPDHMWADARRNVYSFLNLLSSNGASA